Part of the Streptomyces sp. RFCAC02 genome is shown below.
GGTCGAGGAAGCGGCAGACGCCGACGAGCCCCTGCGGGGTGACCGTCTGCGAGATCCCGTCGACCACGGCGGGGTCGGCGAGGTGCACGGGGACGCCCTCGGCGGCGGCGGCGTCCAGGAGGTCGCCGTGCCGGCCGGCGGCCTCCGGGGTGGCGAACAGCTCGACCAGGGTGGCGCCCCCGTCGTCCGCGCGATGTCCGACGGCCTCCCGCACGGCCTGGGGGCCCTCGGCGAGGAAGCGGCGCTCCTTGCCGCGGAAGCTGCGCTTGGCGAGGCGCCGGGCGGCGGTGACGCGCGGGGAGCGGGGGGAGATCAGCGGGTCGGCCGGGCGGCCCATGGACTCGTACACCTTCCCTGGTGGGTGCGGCAGCGGGCGGAGCCGGCGCCGGAAGCACCGGACCCGCAGGCCGGGGGCCTGCGGGTCCGGTGCGGGTGCGGGGCGACGCGGGGCGTCGCTCGCTCAGGCGGCGGCCCGGGGGGCGTTGACGTCGCTGGGGAGGGCCTTCTGGGCCGTCTCCACCAGGACCGCGAACGCGTTCGGGTCGTTGACCGCGAGCTCGGCCAGCATCTTGCGGTCCACCTCGATCTCAGCGGCCTTCAGGCCCTGGATGAACCGGTTGTAGGTGATGCCGTTGGCGCGGGCGGCGGCGTTGATGCGCTGGATCCACAGCTGCCGGAAGTCGCCCTTGCGCTTCTTGCGGTCGTTGTAGTTGTAGACGAGGGAGTGGGTGACCTGCTCCTTCGCCTTGCGGTACAGGCGGGAGCGCTGGCCGCGGTAGCCGCTGGCCTGCTCGAGGACCGCCCGGCGCTTCTTGTGGGCGTTGACCGCCCGCTTGACGCGTGCCACGTGAGTACTCCTTGCAGCGGGGCCGCGGAACGTGCGCGCGGCCCGGAAACGGATGGGTCCCGGTCGGTGCGGGGCGCGTGGCGGCACGGTCGGCCGCCGGACGCGCCCGGCTCACATGCCGAGAAGCTTCTTGATCCTCTTGGCGTCCGCCGGGGCCGTCTCCGTCGTGCCCGCGAGGCGGCGGGTCAGCGTGGAGGACTTGTGCTCCAGGTAGTGACGGCGACCGGCGCGCTGGCGCATCACCTTGCCGGAACCAGTGACCTTGAAGCGCTTACTGGTGCCGCTGTGCGTCTTGTTCTTCGGCATGTCGCCGTTCTCTCCTCGTCCTCTTCACTTGCGGTGCGCGCCCCCGTGCGGGGGCGGGCGCGCCAGGGGGTCAGGCTGTCGCGCTGCCCTGCTGCTGACGCTCGCCCTGCTGCTGGCGCTCGGCCTGCTGCCGCTCGGCCTTGCGGGCGGCCTGGGCCTCCCGGGCCTCGGCCATGGCCTCGGTCTTCTTCTTGTGCGGACCGAGAACCATGATCATGTTCCGGCCGTCCTGCTTGGGGTTGGACTCGACGAAGCCCAGATCCTGCACGTCCTCGGCGAGCCGCTGCAGCAGCCGGTAGCCCAGCTCGGGGCGGGACTGCTCACGACCGCGGAACATGATCGTGATCTTGACCTTGTCCCCCTGCTTCAGGAACCGGACGACATGACCCTTCTTGGTGTCGTAGTCGTGCGGGTCGATCTTCGGCCGGAGCTTCATCTCCTTGATCACCGTGTGCGCCTGGTTCTTGCGCGCCTCACGGGCCTTCATGGCCGACTCGTACTTGAACTTTCCGTAGTCCATGAGCTTGCACACCGGCGGGCGGGCGGTCGCCGCCACCTCGACGAGGTCCAGGTCGTACTCCTGGGCAAGCTCCAGGGCCTTGGCAAGCGGCACGATGCCGACCTGCTCGCCGCTGGGACCGACGAGTCGCACCTCGGGGACGCGAATCCGGTCGTTGATACGGGGCTCGGCGCTGATGGGGCCTCCTCGGTTGCGCCGCACGGATGCCTGGCGGACAGCCGTGCCGGTAGTTCTTCTGCGGACCGCCGCCCGAGAGACGCGAAAACGCCCCGGACGGCACGCTGGCGGGGCTCCACAGACCGGGAGCACCACCGCAGTGTGTCGCGGGGCGCAGCCTGACCATTGACCTGCCGACCCGGGGGGCCGGGAGGTGGGAGCGCGGAGCCTCCACTTGCGGGCCGGGCACATGGGTGTCCGGCCGGTCCCTTCCAGGTTACACCACGTGCGATACCACCGCGGTGGCGCGGGGGCGCGCCCCCGCGCGGGCGGACGGCGGCGGGGAGCGGCGGCGGGACGTCCCCGACCGTCCCCTTAAGGTGGGGCGCATGAGCGACGCCGACACGTCCCCGTCCCCCGCACCGTCCACCGCCGGCGACGGCGCCGAAGCGCCCGACGTCACCGGACTGACCCGTGACATCGCGGACGTGCCGGCGGTCGAGGTGATCACGACCCTCGCCGTCCACCTGATGAGCTCCGCCGCGGTGAACCTGGGCCTGGCCGAGGACGGCGAGCGCCACAAGGACCTGGACGAGGCCAGGAAGCTGATCACGGCGCTCGCCGGTCTGGTGACGGCCGCCGCGCCCGAGGTCGGCTCCTACCACGCGGCGCCCCTGCGGGACGGGCTGAAGTCGCTCCAGCTCGCGTTCCGCGAGGCGTCCGCCGTGCCGGACGCGCCGGGGCAGGGGCCGGGCGAGAAGTTCACCGGTCCCGTGCTCGGCTAGCGCGCAGCCGCGACAGGTCGCTCAGCCACTCCTCGTCCTGTGCGTGGACGAGGCGGTGCACGACCACCGCGACCGCCGCGCCCACGAGGGGCGCCACGATGAACAGCCACACCTGCGAGATCGCGGAACCGACCGCGAAGAGGGCCGGCATGAAGCTGCGGGCCGGGTTCACGCCGGCCCCGGTGAGCGGGATGCCGACGAGGTTGATCACGGCCAGGGTGAGACCGAGCGGGACGCCGTCCCAGCCGCGCGCGGTGAAACCCCGCGTGACGCTGAGGTAGACGAACACCAGCAGGAACGTCAGCAGCACCTCGAAGACGAATGCCCCGCCGAGCGAGAGCCCGACGGCCGAGCGGTCGCCGTACCCGTTGCTGCCGAACGCGCCGTGGGTGCTGAGCCCGGGGACCTGGTGGGCCACGAGGAAGAGCAGCGCCGCGCCGATGGCGGCGCCGATGAACTGCGCGATCCAGTAGCCGACCGCGGTGCGCACGTCCATGCGGCCCGCCAGGAGCATGCCTAGGGTGACCGCGGGGTTGACGTGCGCGCCGGATATGGGGCCGAAGAGCTGGACCAGCGCGAGCAGGGTGAAGCCGAAGGCCAGGGCGATGCCGAGACTGCCGATGAACTCACCGGCCAGCACCGCCGAGCCCACGGCGAAGAAGACGAGGATCAGGGTTCCGACCAGCTCGGCCGCGAGCGGCTGCGCTTCGGTCTCCGCGGACATGGCGCCCTCCTGCTGCCGACACAGTTGGTGACGTGGGTGACGTGGGTGTCTCCGGCAGTCTCCGGCGGCGCTGTGCGCCCCGCACGCGGGCGGGTGCGTTCGGGTGACGGGCGCGGGGCCGCGGCCGTCAGGTGGCGCGGCGGTACGTCGGGGTGCCCGGCAGGGACGTGCCGGGCGGGAGGACGGCGAGGTCGAGGCCCCGTACGAGGTGGGTGCGCAGCACGGGGTCGGCGGCCAGGCCGCGGGCGACGCGCGGTACGGCCGTGCCCGCGGGCACGGCGGGGTCGAGGACGAGGGCGAGGGTGCCGTCCGCCGTGCCGCCGGGGACGAGCCGGGCCGCGAGCACGGCGGGTTCGCCGCGCAGGACGGCGGTGACGGCCTCGGTGACGGCGGGCGCCGAGACGGCCGGGGTGCCGGCGGTGATGACGGTGCGCAGGGCGGCGCCGGACAGTTCGTACGCGACGGGGCCGGCGACGTCCACGACGAGGGCGCCCGCGTTCTCCTGGACGGCGGCGCGCAGCGCCTGGTCGGTGGTGACGGCGACGGGCCGCGCGTCGGGCCGCCAGCGGGCGAGCGTTCCGGTGGCGGTGAAGACCGGCAGGGCGCGCCGGCCGTCCGGCAGGGCCAGGGTGAGGACGGCCATGTCGCTGGTCTTCTCGCGCCGCAGCCCGTCGGGGCCCTCCTCCGCCTCGCCGAGGACGGCGACGACCGGGACGAGGAGACGCGCGCCGGTGAGGGCGGTGAGGAGGGCGGGTTCGGCGGACGGGTCGGCGGCCCAGTCCGCGAGCGCCCGGCGCAGCGCGGGGTCGGCGGAGCCGTCGTCGCCGGCGAACGCGGGCTGCGGGATGTTCTTGAGAGCCACGCGACGAGCCTAGTGCCGCGGGGGCGTGCGCCGCCGGGCTCCGGGCCGCGCGCGGGCCGGGTGCGCTGTGAGGCGCGTCACCCTCCGGTTGCCCGTTCTTGACGACGGTGGCCGTGACGTGCGCGGAAGGCCGGGATACGGTGCGGACATGAGGCGTGAAACCCCCGGCCCGCGGCGCCGGTTCAGACCCTCGGCCGTGGTGCACACGGCGCTCGCGACGACGCTGCTCGCGGCCGGTCTGACGAGCGACGCGGTGCGGTCCGGGGTGGACGCGCTGGTGGGGACCGCCGACATCCTGGACGAGGCGGGCGGCGAGTCGGGGAAGGATCTGGAGCGGGTGGACATACCGCCGTCACGTGGCTCGACGGACGAGGACGGGACGGCCGGCGCCCGCCGTGACCTGCGGCTCGCGGAGGCGATAGCACCGCTCCTCGACGCGCCGTCGGCCGAGGGGACGCGCCTGTCGGTCGCGATATGCGCGCTCGGCAGCGGGCAGAGCGCTGTGTACGGCTCGGACCTGTTCGACACGGCGAGCATCGTGAAGGTGGACATCCTGGCCGCCCTGCTCCTCCTGGCCCAGGACGAGGGCCGTGAGCTGACGGCGGAGGAGAAGTCGCTCGCCGGGGTGATGATCCGGCAGAGCGACAACGACGCGGCGGACACGCTGTGGCGCGCCATAGGCGGCGCCGACGGCCTCGACGCGGCGAACGAGCGGCTCGGGCTGACCCGGACGGCGGGCGGTCCCGAGGCGCACTGGGGGCTGACGCAGACCACGAGCGAGGATCAACTCGCCCTGCTGTCCGCCGTGTACGGCACCACGTCGCCGCTGTCGGCGCAGTCGCGGGCGTTCGTCCAGGACCTCATGGCGACCGTCGTGGACGGGCAGCGGTGGGGTGTGTCGGCGGCGGCCGACGAGGCGGCCTTCGAGCTGAAGAACGGCTGGCTGCCGCGGTCGCAGACGGGCCTGTGGGACATCAACAGCATCGGCCGCGTGACGGCCGACGGGGAGCAGTACCTGGTGGCGGTCGTCTCGGACGGGCATGTCACGCAGGCCGCGGGCATAACGGCGGTCGAGGCGGCGGCCGAGGCCGCGGTCGGGGCGCTCACCACTGATGAGGGCGCCACCACGGAGCCCGGGTCCGTCGTCTGAGGCGGATGACGAGCAGGACGGCCGTCAGCAGCAGCAGCGCGCCGGTCACGCCGGCGGCGGGGGCGAGCCACGGGGTGCCGGGGTCGGCGGCGGCCGGGCGCGGTCCCGGACCGAAGTACCGCTCCCCGTAGGGCTCGGCGAGGGGTTCGAGGGACGCGGGCTCGACGCCGGCCGCCGCCTCGATGGCGGCGGCGGGGTCGACGATGCCGGCGCCGAACGCGTCGTCGCGCCCGCCTTCGGGGGTGTTCTGCGCTGTACCGGTGAGCAGGTCCCGCACCTGGGCCGGGGTCAGTCCCGGGTGGGCGGCCAGCAGCAGCGCGACGGAGCCCGAGACGAACGCGGCGGCGGCCGACGTGCCCCAGCCGGTGTAGTACTGGCCGTCGGGGTCGGCGACGATCACGCCCTCCCCGGGCGCGCTGACGGTGGAGTACCAGCGGCGGGTGGAGAAGTCGGTGGTGGCGCCGCTGCGGTCGACCGCGGTCACGGCGATCACCCCGGGGTAACCCGCCGGGTAGGAGACGGGGTTGCCGTCGTCGCCGCCGTTGCCCGCCGAGGCGACGACCACCACGCCGTGCTCCAGGGCGTACCGGACAGCGGCGTCCTGCTCGGGATCGGCATGGGCGGACTCGCTGTCGTCGCCGAGGGAGAGGTTGATCACGTCGGCGCCCTGGTCGGTGGCCCAGCGGATGCCCTCGGCGAGGGCGCCCTCGGTGCTGCGGCGGGCCTCGTCGCGCGCGGGATCGTTCTCCTCCAGGAGGACCCGGACGGGCAGGATGTCGGCCGCGGGCGCCACGCCGATGACGCCGCTGCCGCGTTCGGCGCCGTGCCCGCGGCCGGCAATGATGCCGGCCATGGCGGTGCCGTGGGCCGCCCAGGTCGGGTCGCCCGGGCCGGCCCCCATGCCGACGAGGTCGTGCTCGGGCAGCACGGCGCCGGCGAGGTCCGGGTGGTTCGGGTCGACGCCGGTGTCGAGGACGGCGACGGTGATGCCCTCACCGCGCGTGGTCTCCCAGGCGTCGGGGGCGTGGATGGCGTCGAGTGCCCACTGCTGCTGTTCGCGGATGGAGTCGGCGCGGGCGGGGGCGGCCACCAGGAGGCCGGGGAGCAGTACGGCGCCGGCGGTGAGCGCCGCGAGGGCGGCGCGGGCGCGGCGGGGGCGCGGGGGCGTCATGAGGGCTCCGGGGCGTACCGGTCGGCCGCTGCGCGCAGCCGGGTGTCGAGGTCATCGGCGAGCGCGGCGGCGTCGTGGCCGAGGCCGGCGAGGGCGATGGTGCTCTTCTCGCCCTCGGCCGTGGCGTCGGCGGCCGGCTGCGGTTCGGGGACGGGCCGGCCGTCGGCCCACCCGCTGACGGTGAACAGGATGACCGGCAGGTCCTCGGCGACGCCGATCGACCAGGAGGCGCGCTGCTCGTCGCCGAAGTCCTCGGCCGCCGTGCCGGGCGCGGCGTACGTGCGGGGCAGCAGGTCGGCGCGGTCGGCGAGGTCCTCGTCGGCGAAGCGGGCGTGCAGCGCGGCCATCTCCGCCGGCTCGGCCTCGGTGAAGACGAGACCGGCGGTGACGACGCCGGTCTGCGTCTCGTCGGTGTAGGTGGCGCGGATCAGGCGGTGGCAGCCGACCGGTTCGACGACCTCGGCGAGGAGGGGGTCGAAGGCGTCGCCGCAGTCGCTGTCGGGGGCGACGGCGATGCGGGTGTAGTGGCGGTCGGCGCCGCCCGGGCCGGCCCCCGCGGCGTCGATCTCGGGCGGGAACAGCTCGTCCACCGGGAGGTCGCGCCACAGTTCGCGTGACTCGGCGAAGACGGTGGTGGCGGGCGGGCCGTCGGAGTTGAGCCAGGCGCCCGCCGCGGCCCCGCCGAGGAGCCCGGTGCCGAGGACGACGCAGGCGACGGAGGCGGCGGTTCTGACGGCGGCGCCGCGCGCGCGGCCCGCGGCGGGCGCGCCGGCGGGTCGCGCGGGTCCCGGGGCGGGCGCGCCGGCGGGTCGCGCGGGTCCCGGGGCGGCGGGCGGCCCGGCCGGCGGCGGTGGCGCGGCGGGCGGGGGCGGCGCCGCGGGGCGGGGCGGGGCGGACGGCCGGGGCGGGGCGGACGGGCCGAAGGCGCCGGGGGGCGCCGGCGTGCCGGGCCGCCCCTGGGCTCTCGGCGGGATGAGGCGCAGCGTGGGGCGCCATGGGCTTCGCTCGGTGTTCATCCGCACACTCCCCGGCCCCCGCGGCGCACACTGCCGACGCTTGACGGGGTCACTCTACGGTCGCCGGGTCATGCGGCGGTACCGGGCCCCGTGGAGGCGGCGTCGAGGTTGTCCCGTATCAGGTCGATGACCGACGCGGGCGGGGCGTCGTCCATCTCGTCGAGGGTGATGTTGAGCAGCATCGTCCCCGATCCGTCGGGGCGGGGAAGGCGACCGTCTCGACCAGGCCGCCGATGCCGCTCTCGGTGGTGACGTGGACGCGGACCCGGTGGCCCTCGACGCCGGCGACGGTGACCGGCTCGGAGAGGACCTGCTCGGGGGCCGAGACCTCGCCGTACGTCGCCTGGCTGTAGCTGTTCTCCGCGAGGGCGGTGGCGTCGGCGGTGGCGAGCTGGGCCAGGTCGGGTGCGGTGTCGGCGTAGGTGGTGAGGCTCGCGCCGGCGGCCTGGCACTCCAGGCCCGGGTCCTCGGGGCAGGGGTACTGGCCGGTGGTGACGATGGCGGCGCCCTCCACGGACATCTCCTCCCAGCCGTCGATGAGGGGCAGTGCGATGCCGTCGACGCGGGCGGAGGTGTGCGCGGTCACCTCGCCGCTCCCGCCGTCCTCGTCGTCGCCCGAGAAGACGGCGTACGTGGTCCCCGCCGCGGCGAGCGCGACGACGACGGCCAGGGCGGCGATGAGGGGTCCCTTGCGGCGCCCGGCCGGGGCGGGCGGAGCGGGCTGACCATCGCCGTACCCGTCGCCGTAGCCGTACCCGGGGGCGGGGGCGGGGGCGGGCGGCCCGCCGTACGCCGGGACGGGGGCCGTGACGGCGGCCTGCGGGGCCGTGGCGGCCCCGCCCGGCCGTGTGGTGGCCGTCCATTCCCGGCCGTCCCACCAGCGCTCCGGTTCCGGGGGCGGACCGGCGTACCCCGGATCCCTGTACCAGCCGGCGGGCGTAGCCATGGCGACCACTCTCCTCGTTGTCCACCCCGGTGCGCGCGGCCCGTGCGGGCGGCGGCGCTGTGTGCCGACCGTGAAGATCTCACACCACGCCCGGCCGGGCCACGGCGGAGTCCGGTTCCCGCGGACGGACGCGCCCGCCGGGTGGCGGTCAGCCCGCCCGTGCCGTCTCCGGGTCGCGGGCCGGCGCCGCCTCCGCCACGCCGCCGGGGCCTCCCGCGTCCCCGCCGGTCCGGCCGCCGGGCAGCAGGCGTGCGAGCCAGTGGGAACGGCCGGCGACCAGGGGCGCGACGACGGCCAGGATCAGGACGTAGCCGGCGATGAACGGTGAGAGCCGGTCGTCGAGGCCCGCCGCGGCCGCCATCGTCGCGAGGATCAGGGCGAACTCGCCGCGCGCCAGCAGCGTGGTCGCCACGTTGGCGGTCGGCCCCGCGCCGAAGCCGTAGACGCGGGCGGTGAGCAGGCCGGCGACGAGGTTCATCGTGACGGTGACCGCGATCGCCGCGAGCACCGGCCAGATGACGACGGGCAGGTCGCCCGGGTCGATCGACAGGCCGAAGCCGAAGAAGAAGATCGCGCCGAACGCGTCCCGCAGCGGATGCACGAGTTCGCGGATGCGGTCGCCGGAGTCGGTCGTGCCGAGGATCAGGCCGACCATGAACGCGGCGATGGCGTCGGCCACACCGAACTTCTCGGCGATGCCGGCCACCAGGACCGCGGCGCCGAGGAAGGAGATGACGAGCAGTTCGTTGTCGCGGGTCGCGAACAGGCGGCCGACCAGGCGGGTCCCCCAGCGCGCCGCGGCGGCCAGGAGCAGCAGGAACCCGAACGCCCTGGCCATGTCGGCGGCCATGGCACCCGCGCCGTCGGTGCCGGAGATGATCGGCTGGAGCGCGGCGAGGTAGAGGGCGAGGAAGATGTCCTCGACCACGATGATGCCGAGGATCGGACGAGTCTCCGCATTCCCGATGCGGCCGAGGTCCACCAGGATCTTGGTGACGATGGCGGAGGACGAGATGCCGAGGACCCCGGCGAGGACGAGCGCCTCGGACGTGCCCCAGCCGAGGGCGAAGCCGAACGCCAGCCCCGCCCCGACGTTGAGCGCGAGGTAGGTGGAGCCGGCGACGGCCATCTTCCTGCCGCCGGTCTTCAGGTCGTCCAGGTGGAATTCGAGCCCCAGGTAGAAGAGCAGCAGGACGAGGCCGAGCGCGGACAGCATCTCCAGCTCGTGCGGGTCGTCCACCAGGACGTATCCGGGCGTGTTGGGGCCGAGGAGTATGCCGGCCAGGATGAACAGCGGGATCGTCGGCAGGCCGATGCGGCTGCCGAGGCGGGCGAGCAGTGCGGCGGCGACGAACGCACCGCCCATGGCGAGCAGGGTGTCGGCGTGTTCCATGCGCCGTCACCCGCCCTTGCGGGGGAGAGGGGACGTGGGGATGAGCGGAGTCATCGGCAAGGGGGCTCCTCCTCGGCGTCGGGGCAGCCCGACACGGCATGCTCCGGGGCATGCGTCGGTCAAGCGTGCGTCAAGAAAGGGTCAATATTTAGCATAGCAAAAGTATTTTTGTATGCCCCACGCGTGGATGTCCGCCTCCCCGCTCCCCCGGCCGCTGCGGCATGATCCAGAGGTGACCCAACGCCTGATGCTGCTGGATACCGCTTCTCTCTACTTCCGCGCCTACTACGGCGTGCCCGACTCCGTGCGCGCCCCCGACGGCACGCCCGTCAACGCCGTGCGCGGACTGCTGGACTTCATCGCGCGCCTGGTCACCGACCACCGTCCCGACAGCCTGGTGGCCTGCATGGACGCCGACTGGCGGCCCGCCTGGCGCGTCGCCCTCATCCCCTCCTACAAGGCGCACCGCGTCGCCGAGGAGCACAGCGGCGGCGCCGACACGGAGACCGTCCCCGACACCCTGACCCCGCAGGTCCCCGTGATCGAGGAGGTCCTGGACGCCCTCGGCATCGCCCGCGTCGGCGTACCCGGGTACGAGGCGGACGACGTCATCGGCACACTCGCCACGCGCGCCACGGGCCCGGTCGACATCGTCACCGGCGACCGCGACCTCTTCCAGCTCGTCGACGACGCGCGCGGCGTCCGGGTCCTCTACCCGGTCAAGGGCATGGGCACGCTCGCCGCCTTCGACGAGGCCGCCCTGCGGGCCAAGTACGGCGTCGACGGCCCCGGCTACGCCGACCTCGCGCTGCTGCGCGGCGACCCGAGCGACGGCCTCCCCGGGGTGGCCGGCATCGGCGAGAAGACCGCCGCCCGGCTGCTGGAGCGCTTCGGCGACCTCGCCGGCATCATCGCCGCCGTCGACGACCCCCGCTCGGCCCTCACGCCCGCGCAGCGGTCACGCCTGACCGCCGCGGCGCCCTACCTGGCGGCGGCCCCCCGGGTCGTCCGCGTGGCCCGGGACATCCCCGTGCCCGACCACGAGGCGGCCGTCCCCCGCTCCCCCCGCGACCCGGACGCCCTCGACGCCCTGGCCGGCCGCTGGGGCCTCGGCGGTTCCCTGACGCGGCTCCTCGCGGCGCTGCGCTGACCGGAGCCGCGGAAGCGGTACGGGGGCGCCGGCCGGCGTCCCCGTACGGCCCGTCAGCCGACCGAGCTGTAGGCCACGACCCCACGCAGCACCTGGTCCACGGCACGCCGGGCGTTCCGCGCGACCGTGCCGCCGGCGGGCGCCGCGCCCGCGATCTGGCCGAGCACGTCGATGACCTGCTTGCACCAGCGCACGAAGTCACCCGCGGGCATGTCCGCGTCCCGCAGGACCGCGTCGAGCCCCTCACCGCGCGCCCACCGGTGCACCGGCCAGGCGAAGCCGAGGTCCGGCTCGCGCTGCCCCACACCCGTGACGTGCCCGATGCGGTACTGCTCCTCCAGCGCGTCGAGCCGCCCCCAGATCCGCACCATGTCGCCCAGAGCCCGCCGCGCCTCCCCGCCGGGGACCTCGGGCGCCGGGGCGTCGTCGGCGCTGCGCGCCTCGTACACCAGAGCGGAGACGCACGCCGCCAGCTCCGCCGGGTCGAGCCCCTCCCAGACACCGTCCCGCAGGCACTCGCTGGCCAGCAGGTCCAGCTCGCCGTAGAGGCGGGCCAGCCGGCGCCCGTCCTCGGTGACCTCGTCGCCGCGCAGGTAGCCCAGCTCCGTGAGCAGGGCCGCGACCTGGTCGAAGGTGCGGGCGATCGTGTTCGTCCTGCCCTCGATGCGGCGCTCGAGCTGCGCGGTGTCACGCCGCAGGCGGTGGTAGCGCTCCGCCCAGCGGGCGTGGTCCTCGCGCTCCGAGCACCCGTGGCACGGGTGGGCGCGGATCGCCGAGCGCAGGCGCGTGATCTCCGTGTCGTCGGCCGCGTCCGACCGCCGCCTGCGGTGCCGCCCCGGCTCGTAGTGCCCGGCCTTGGTCCGCAGCGCGGAGGCGAGGTCGCGCCGCGACTGGGGGCTGCGGGCGTTGAACGACTTGGGGACGCGCATGCGGTCCAGCGGCTCCACGGGCGCCGGGAAGTCCATCAGCGCCAGCCGCTTCACCTGCCGCTCGGCGGTGAGCACCAGCGGACGCGGCCCCTCGTGCTGGTCGAAACCGCCGCGCGGCCCCCGGCCCCGGCCGCCCGGCGCGCCCGTGCCCGGGTCGAGGACCAGCGCGAGCCCGGCGAACTTGCCCGTCGGCACGTGGATGATGTCCCCCGGCCGCAGCCGCTCCAGCGAGGCGGCCGCCGCGGCCCTGCGCTGCGCCGCGCCCTGCCGGGCCAGATCCGTCTCCCGGTCCTTCAGCTCGCGGCGCAGGCGCGCGTACTCGTCGAAGTCGCCGAGGTGGCAGGTCATCGCCTCGCGGTAGCCGTCCAGGCCGGCCTCGTTCTTGCGGACCTGGCGCGAGATCCCGACCACCGCCCGGTCG
Proteins encoded:
- the rplT gene encoding 50S ribosomal protein L20; this translates as MARVKRAVNAHKKRRAVLEQASGYRGQRSRLYRKAKEQVTHSLVYNYNDRKKRKGDFRQLWIQRINAAARANGITYNRFIQGLKAAEIEVDRKMLAELAVNDPNAFAVLVETAQKALPSDVNAPRAAA
- the rpmI gene encoding 50S ribosomal protein L35; this encodes MPKNKTHSGTSKRFKVTGSGKVMRQRAGRRHYLEHKSSTLTRRLAGTTETAPADAKRIKKLLGM
- the infC gene encoding translation initiation factor IF-3, producing the protein MRRNRGGPISAEPRINDRIRVPEVRLVGPSGEQVGIVPLAKALELAQEYDLDLVEVAATARPPVCKLMDYGKFKYESAMKAREARKNQAHTVIKEMKLRPKIDPHDYDTKKGHVVRFLKQGDKVKITIMFRGREQSRPELGYRLLQRLAEDVQDLGFVESNPKQDGRNMIMVLGPHKKKTEAMAEAREAQAARKAERQQAERQQQGERQQQGSATA
- a CDS encoding DUF1844 domain-containing protein, with protein sequence MSDADTSPSPAPSTAGDGAEAPDVTGLTRDIADVPAVEVITTLAVHLMSSAAVNLGLAEDGERHKDLDEARKLITALAGLVTAAAPEVGSYHAAPLRDGLKSLQLAFREASAVPDAPGQGPGEKFTGPVLG
- a CDS encoding aquaporin, which gives rise to MSAETEAQPLAAELVGTLILVFFAVGSAVLAGEFIGSLGIALAFGFTLLALVQLFGPISGAHVNPAVTLGMLLAGRMDVRTAVGYWIAQFIGAAIGAALLFLVAHQVPGLSTHGAFGSNGYGDRSAVGLSLGGAFVFEVLLTFLLVFVYLSVTRGFTARGWDGVPLGLTLAVINLVGIPLTGAGVNPARSFMPALFAVGSAISQVWLFIVAPLVGAAVAVVVHRLVHAQDEEWLSDLSRLRASRARDR
- a CDS encoding SseB family protein, whose translation is MALKNIPQPAFAGDDGSADPALRRALADWAADPSAEPALLTALTGARLLVPVVAVLGEAEEGPDGLRREKTSDMAVLTLALPDGRRALPVFTATGTLARWRPDARPVAVTTDQALRAAVQENAGALVVDVAGPVAYELSGAALRTVITAGTPAVSAPAVTEAVTAVLRGEPAVLAARLVPGGTADGTLALVLDPAVPAGTAVPRVARGLAADPVLRTHLVRGLDLAVLPPGTSLPGTPTYRRAT
- a CDS encoding serine hydrolase, coding for MRRETPGPRRRFRPSAVVHTALATTLLAAGLTSDAVRSGVDALVGTADILDEAGGESGKDLERVDIPPSRGSTDEDGTAGARRDLRLAEAIAPLLDAPSAEGTRLSVAICALGSGQSAVYGSDLFDTASIVKVDILAALLLLAQDEGRELTAEEKSLAGVMIRQSDNDAADTLWRAIGGADGLDAANERLGLTRTAGGPEAHWGLTQTTSEDQLALLSAVYGTTSPLSAQSRAFVQDLMATVVDGQRWGVSAAADEAAFELKNGWLPRSQTGLWDINSIGRVTADGEQYLVAVVSDGHVTQAAGITAVEAAAEAAVGALTTDEGATTEPGSVV
- the mycP gene encoding type VII secretion-associated serine protease mycosin, encoding MTPPRPRRARAALAALTAGAVLLPGLLVAAPARADSIREQQQWALDAIHAPDAWETTRGEGITVAVLDTGVDPNHPDLAGAVLPEHDLVGMGAGPGDPTWAAHGTAMAGIIAGRGHGAERGSGVIGVAPAADILPVRVLLEENDPARDEARRSTEGALAEGIRWATDQGADVINLSLGDDSESAHADPEQDAAVRYALEHGVVVVASAGNGGDDGNPVSYPAGYPGVIAVTAVDRSGATTDFSTRRWYSTVSAPGEGVIVADPDGQYYTGWGTSAAAAFVSGSVALLLAAHPGLTPAQVRDLLTGTAQNTPEGGRDDAFGAGIVDPAAAIEAAAGVEPASLEPLAEPYGERYFGPGPRPAAADPGTPWLAPAAGVTGALLLLTAVLLVIRLRRRTRAPWWRPHQW
- a CDS encoding DUF2510 domain-containing protein — protein: MATPAGWYRDPGYAGPPPEPERWWDGREWTATTRPGGAATAPQAAVTAPVPAYGGPPAPAPAPGYGYGDGYGDGQPAPPAPAGRRKGPLIAALAVVVALAAAGTTYAVFSGDDEDGGSGEVTAHTSARVDGIALPLIDGWEEMSVEGAAIVTTGQYPCPEDPGLECQAAGASLTTYADTAPDLAQLATADATALAENSYSQATYGEVSAPEQVLSEPVTVAGVEGHRVRVHVTTESGIGGLVETVAFPAPTDRGRCCSTSPSTRWTTPRPRRSST
- a CDS encoding cation:proton antiporter, with translation MGGAFVAAALLARLGSRIGLPTIPLFILAGILLGPNTPGYVLVDDPHELEMLSALGLVLLLFYLGLEFHLDDLKTGGRKMAVAGSTYLALNVGAGLAFGFALGWGTSEALVLAGVLGISSSAIVTKILVDLGRIGNAETRPILGIIVVEDIFLALYLAALQPIISGTDGAGAMAADMARAFGFLLLLAAAARWGTRLVGRLFATRDNELLVISFLGAAVLVAGIAEKFGVADAIAAFMVGLILGTTDSGDRIRELVHPLRDAFGAIFFFGFGLSIDPGDLPVVIWPVLAAIAVTVTMNLVAGLLTARVYGFGAGPTANVATTLLARGEFALILATMAAAAGLDDRLSPFIAGYVLILAVVAPLVAGRSHWLARLLPGGRTGGDAGGPGGVAEAAPARDPETARAG
- a CDS encoding 5'-3' exonuclease: MTQRLMLLDTASLYFRAYYGVPDSVRAPDGTPVNAVRGLLDFIARLVTDHRPDSLVACMDADWRPAWRVALIPSYKAHRVAEEHSGGADTETVPDTLTPQVPVIEEVLDALGIARVGVPGYEADDVIGTLATRATGPVDIVTGDRDLFQLVDDARGVRVLYPVKGMGTLAAFDEAALRAKYGVDGPGYADLALLRGDPSDGLPGVAGIGEKTAARLLERFGDLAGIIAAVDDPRSALTPAQRSRLTAAAPYLAAAPRVVRVARDIPVPDHEAAVPRSPRDPDALDALAGRWGLGGSLTRLLAALR